The genomic region CACGCACAGAGTCCAGAGCCTGCACTGCACCGGGCAACAGGTCTGCCGGGGTCATGCCAGCAATGAGTTCCTGATAGTGCATGTTCTTCTGGGTTGCCAGAGCGACCTTTTCCTCTTCTGAAAAAGACAAGTCGCCCTGCGCCAGAATCAGGTTCAAAGAGCCCATCCGGTCCACCCCTTTGAGTTTCTCGTTGAAGACCTCATCAAATGGGACACCGATTTGCTCTGCAAGGTGCTTCCATGCCAAGAAATGGTAGTGGGCAGTATCTGTGATCACCCCATCCAGATCGAAAATCACGGCTTCCAGCTTCATGCCCCCTCCCCTTCCAGAGGCAGGCTCTGGCTTGCCCCTTCTTGCAAGTGGACGTTCTGGTTTCCATGCTGGAGGACCAGACCTGTTCCTTTCAAAAGCAGGTATTCGGCCTGCCCGTTTTCCACACGGACCTGCAAAAGCTGCCCCCTCACATGCACTTTGAACTGGTAATGGATCCAGCTCTGGGGCAACTGGGGATTGAAGTGCAACACCCCTTGATGGGAACGCATCCCGGCGAAACCGTACACCACTCCCATCCACGTGCCAGCCATGGCTGCGGTGTGCACCCCGTGCTGGGTGTTGTTGTGCTGGTTGTCGAGGTCCATCCGTGCCGTGTCCATGAAGTAGTCGTAGGCTTTCTGGCGGTATCCCACTTCACTCGCCATGATGCTGAAAATACAAGAGGACAGGGACGAATCATGGGTGGTGAGGGGCTCGTAGTAATCGTAGTCCCGTTTTTTCTCTTCCAGAGAGAACTGGTCTGACAGCAACATCAGGGCCAGCACCACATCCGCCTGCTTGCACACCTGGTAACGGTAAATCACCAGAGGGTGATAATGCAGCAGCAAAGGATAATGATCGCTTGGGGTGTTTTCAAAATCCCAGACGGCTCTGGATAAAAAGGAATCGTCCTGTGGGTGAACCCCCAGCTTTTCATCTGTGGGCAAGTACATCCGTTCCGCAGCCTGTTGCCAGCCATCGATTTCGGACAGGCCGAGGTCCATTTGAGAGGCCACCTGCTGGAAAACCTCGGGGTGCAGTTTTTGCAGTTTCCGAGCGACTTGACTGGCAAATTGCAGGTGCATTTTCGCCATGGCATTGGTGTAAAAGTTGTTGTTCACCAGAGCGGAGTACTCATCGGGTCCAGTCACTTCATTGATGCAAAAAGCACCGCCTCTGGGCTCGATGAACGCCCCAATCCCCATCCAGATGCGGGCGGTCTCCATGAGCACCTCTGCCCCACCTTCCAGCAGGTAAGATTCATCGCCGGTGATTTCGGTGTAAAGCTTGATGGAGTAAGCGATGTCTGCGTTGATGTGGTACTGGGCAGTTCCTGCAGGGAAATATGCCGAACACTCTTCGCCAGCAATGGTGCGCCATGGATACAGTGCACCTTTTTTGTGAGACATCTGACGGGCGCGTTCCCGGGCATGGTTCAGCCCTTGCAAGCGGTATTCGAGAAGCTTGCGGGCAATCTCGGGGCGGGTGAACAGCATCACCGGAAAAATGTAGATTTCAGTGTCCCAGAAATAATGGCCTTCGTAGCCCTCTCCGGTGACCCCTTTGG from Deinococcus misasensis DSM 22328 harbors:
- a CDS encoding glycoside hydrolase family 65 protein produces the protein MHDVGSHTFPLAPWGITEPHCDPLRNQLAETLFALGNGYIGQRATFEEGYSGPAGTSRDGTFLNGFYDIEPIQYPENAYGLARRNQFMLNVPNAKRVQLWIDNEAFDVFQGTLETHQRSLDFREGVLHREVVWTSGSGKKVRIQIRRLVSFEHKHLFAMEFQVTALNFSGPIRLVSSVDGEVRHLAAGDDPRVGSHVSAPPLMLQEVVQDQDFSALVHKTRNSGFGLVSAIDHQLQASDFSSSLQGQRQSSEHDYQIDIQEHETVTLHKYGAYFTSRDFPEAELLPRARELLTHARLGGFERLVQSQKAYLQAYWSEADVEISGDDALQQGIRFNQFHLLQSVGKDGKTNIAAKGVTGEGYEGHYFWDTEIYIFPVMLFTRPEIARKLLEYRLQGLNHARERARQMSHKKGALYPWRTIAGEECSAYFPAGTAQYHINADIAYSIKLYTEITGDESYLLEGGAEVLMETARIWMGIGAFIEPRGGAFCINEVTGPDEYSALVNNNFYTNAMAKMHLQFASQVARKLQKLHPEVFQQVASQMDLGLSEIDGWQQAAERMYLPTDEKLGVHPQDDSFLSRAVWDFENTPSDHYPLLLHYHPLVIYRYQVCKQADVVLALMLLSDQFSLEEKKRDYDYYEPLTTHDSSLSSCIFSIMASEVGYRQKAYDYFMDTARMDLDNQHNNTQHGVHTAAMAGTWMGVVYGFAGMRSHQGVLHFNPQLPQSWIHYQFKVHVRGQLLQVRVENGQAEYLLLKGTGLVLQHGNQNVHLQEGASQSLPLEGEGA